GGCGTCCTGACCGCCCCGACCCAGACTGTGACCTCCCTGAGGGCCAGCAGGCCCAGTGCTGTGGGGGGGAGGACCCAGGTAACCGGACCCCTGAGCCGGGGTTGTCCCCCTGCTATGAGGAGGCTCTTGGGGAGAAGGGGGCTGCATGTCCCCTTTCCCCCTGCAGGATGATCAGTCTGGAGGTGGACCCCGCCTACAACAACTACTACTTCCGCAGGCTGTCTGACTCGGCCCTGGACAGTGACCCCTCCACGCCTGTCCGCGCCCCGCACCTCCTGGACGTGGAGCGGGTCTTCATAGAGATAGAGGACGTGGAGCGGGACGCCCTGTTGGATGACGAGGCCTTTGAGGGGCGAGAGGGCCTGCCGCTGCCACACTTTGGGCTGGCTGGGGAGGGGACGGCGGCCCAGACCTCTTGCCGAGGACAAGAGCCCCTGGAGGAGCTGCGCCTGCGTCTGGAGTTCAGCACCgtagaggaggaggacgaggaggaggttCAGAAAGATGAGGCAGAGATGGAGGCATTAGCACCgccaggaggaagaggggagagtgcAGGAGAAGGTGATGgtgaaggagaggtggagatggttcaggaagaggagggagagaaggagggcaATGGGCTGGACCTGGTAACCCTGAACCAGAACTCCAACAATAACAACCACTTTAATACCCTGTCCAGACTCAATGTAAGTGGGAGCGGTTTTCATTATGGTGTCTTCTGTCTCTGTAATATATAACCAATTCAGATGTATATGTAATAGCTCATAATAAATAGATAACTTAACTACTAAAGAGTAATGATTATTCTATGTTTCTGACTTCTTGTTTCCCCTCTGTTTAGGACACTGCTCCTTCCAAACCCGCTCACCCAGTCAAGCCTTCAGCCCTCTCTCGATCAGACAACAAGCCCAGCCATAAAATGGATTCACTAGCCCAGGACGCTGATCACTGCCTTAACCCCACACCCCTCCCCAGTGTCTCTGTGGAGGTCCCCAGTGCCAcgctccctctccccccacctcccccgaCACACCCTGTTCCCCCAGCCTGCTGCACCCCTGTGGCCCTCTGTGTGACTGTGCCAACTGTGCTGCCCCGCCCTCTACACCTCTACCTGATGCCCAGGACTCCCCCTGCTCTCTGACATCTGAGGACATGGCTGATGTTCTGGAGGGGGAGGCCGAGGGTGAGGAAGGGAAGCTTTTAGGGGTCTCTGAGCCtttccctgtcccagagctgctGGGACTGAGCCTGGAGGAGAAGAGGCCGGCAGTGGCCTGCTACGTGGCCCAGCAGCAGGAGACTCTAGTGCAGCTACAGAGGTCAGGGCTGGTCCGCCGGAGGGCAGAGAGGCTGGAGAGGCTGTCAGGTCTGTCCCAGGAGGGGCTTCATCCCCTGGAGCCTCTAGACAGCCCCCACTCAGGAGCCAGGGAGGGCCACAGCCCTGTGGAGGTGGAGTTCTCAGCCTTCCCAGAAGACTTCCCCAAGTCCTCCACGCCATGCCTAGTGCCCCTAGAGCTGCTGGTGGTTCCTCTGACTAACGAGGCCCTGCTGGGTGCAGTGGGGTCTGGGGGGCTGACGCCCACCTCCTCCCCCCATGGCTCCACACTGACACGTAGCTCCAGCAGTGACAGCATCCGCAGCGTCAGGGGCAAACCCGGCCTGGTGCGACAGAGGGCTCAGGAGATCGAGACCCGCATGCGGCTGGCCGGCCTCACCGTGCCCTCAAGCCTCAAACGCTCCAACTCACTGGCCAAACTGGGAAGCCTCAACTTCTCCGCTGAAGACCTGTGCTCCGTCTGCTCCTCGGATGCAGGCAccctcctgctcctctctctttccccagagCCAGGCCAAGAAAGGGAGTGCCCCAccacctccatctcttcctccaccCAGCCCAGAGCACACAGGGACCAGACCACCCCAGAGAGAGCACTGTCCGGGGGTCCCAGGAGCTGACAGGAAGGATGGAGGGACACtcctccacccatccatccatcccccactCTGAGCTGGGGAGGGTCACACAGATtttggagaggggagagggacagtCTTAAAAAACAAATGTGTATATAGAATTATACATGTATGAATAAACATTtgaataatataaatatatattaatataaaTCCACATCATATTTAAGGAAAAATAAACAGAATCCAAATATGATACCATAATCCAGATGGTATCTTGGTTAAAGGCTGTTCTTGCATGGAGCGCAATGAATGTGTGTGCAAAGATGAACCTCATACAGAAGACCTGGTCTCCCATCGGACTTAAAAAAGTGGTTTTCATTTCTGGTCCTTTCTATCTGTCGAGAGATCAGAGTTACAGCTTCATCATTatcatatcatcatcatcatcatcatcggtaTGCTAAAACGTTTTCTTCCTCTTTTcacctcagtgttaatgactatcCGTTACAGGTTGGAGGTTGTTACCAACGATGTGATATTcgaaatgtattttaaaaatcatacaagcATAGAATCTAGCTCCTCTGCTTCTGAGCCTGCGTTGTATTTTGGTATTTGCATAAAAAAGTTAATCAAACAGATTATTTTGGGATGAGACAAATATATGTTAGAAATAATTTTCAAACAATTCAGATCCCAAAATAATAGAATACAAAAAACAAAAAGACCATAGCCCCCTCCTGCAAGTACAGCAGTGGGATTCCACTTCTGTATCAAAAGTAATTCCTTCATCCTAGTCCCCTCCATTTCTGACGCTTTCATGCTATAATGTCCTCCAAGCTTCCAACATGTCCCTGTGTCAAAACGTCCAGATATCATTCCAAGAATCTTCTGGGACCATTCTACCTCTGTGACACCACAGTGATGTGGTGCTTTTAATTTTGTTCAAGTAGTTCTATAGACCCCGCTCTTGTCAGGTGAGAGGTTCACATGCTGTATCATTGAGATCCTATATCTCTACGGGCTGTATGTTGTATCTATATATGATCTCTATGGGTTGTATGTTGTATGCAGGGTAGTCCGTAGTTGTCTGGTTTATAGTCTTAATAGGGTTGTCTGCTGAGCCCCCCATAC
The sequence above is a segment of the Coregonus clupeaformis isolate EN_2021a chromosome 16, ASM2061545v1, whole genome shotgun sequence genome. Coding sequences within it:
- the LOC123492724 gene encoding protein phosphatase Slingshot homolog 1-like is translated as MADVLEGEAEGEEGKLLGVSEPFPVPELLGLSLEEKRPAVACYVAQQQETLVQLQRSGLVRRRAERLERLSGLSQEGLHPLEPLDSPHSGAREGHSPVEVEFSAFPEDFPKSSTPCLVPLELLVVPLTNEALLGAVGSGGLTPTSSPHGSTLTRSSSSDSIRSVRGKPGLVRQRAQEIETRMRLAGLTVPSSLKRSNSLAKLGSLNFSAEDLCSVCSSDAGTLLLLSLSPEPGQERECPTTSISSSTQPRAHRDQTTPERALSGGPRS